The Lachnospiraceae bacterium oral taxon 500 genome window below encodes:
- a CDS encoding aspartate--ammonia ligase: MAQLIIPENYSSYINLKGTENAIKAVKDYFENTLAYKLNLQRVSAPLFLPAESGLNDNLSGSEKAITFTVGSIPNKPMEIIHSLAKWKRMALGRYHYETGEGLYTDMNALRTFEELDNLHSVYVDQWDWEKIIAPEDCNFKFLKKTVETIYDVFKDTELFISHRYPKIKPILPEKIHFISTQELEDKYPQLSPKERENRICRKYGAVFVHQIGDVLASGQKHDGRSPDYDDWTLNGDILLWSPIIETAVELSSMGIRVNPEKLKQQLKKAGCEDRLQLDFHKKLAAGELPQTMGGGIGQSRICMFFLRKAHIGEVQSSLWPEDMVKILSEHQITLL; encoded by the coding sequence ATGGCACAGCTGATTATTCCGGAAAATTATTCTTCCTATATTAATTTAAAAGGAACGGAAAACGCCATCAAAGCGGTCAAAGATTATTTTGAAAATACCCTGGCCTATAAATTAAACTTGCAGCGGGTGTCCGCCCCGCTTTTCCTGCCGGCCGAAAGCGGTTTAAACGACAATTTAAGCGGTTCGGAAAAAGCCATTACTTTCACTGTCGGCAGCATCCCGAATAAGCCAATGGAGATCATTCACTCCCTGGCCAAATGGAAACGGATGGCGCTGGGGCGCTATCATTATGAAACCGGCGAAGGTCTTTATACCGATATGAATGCCCTGCGCACCTTTGAGGAACTGGATAATCTGCATTCGGTTTATGTCGATCAATGGGACTGGGAAAAAATTATCGCGCCCGAGGATTGTAATTTTAAGTTTTTAAAGAAAACGGTAGAAACGATCTACGATGTATTTAAAGATACCGAACTTTTTATTTCGCACCGCTATCCCAAAATCAAACCGATCCTGCCGGAAAAAATTCACTTTATCTCCACTCAGGAATTAGAAGATAAATATCCGCAGTTGAGTCCGAAGGAACGGGAAAACCGGATTTGTCGTAAATACGGCGCTGTTTTCGTGCATCAGATCGGCGATGTTTTAGCTTCCGGTCAAAAGCATGACGGCCGCTCACCGGACTATGATGATTGGACCTTAAACGGGGATATCCTCCTCTGGTCACCAATCATTGAAACGGCAGTGGAACTTTCTTCGATGGGGATTCGGGTCAATCCGGAAAAGCTGAAGCAACAGCTGAAAAAAGCAGGCTGTGAGGACCGTTTGCAGCTGGATTTCCATAAAAAACTGGCGGCCGGTGAATTGCCGCAGACAATGGGCGGCGGTATCGGTCAGTCCCGAATCTGTATGTTTTTCCTGCGCAAAGCTCATATTGGCGAAGTTCAAAGCAGCCTGTGGCCGGAAGACATGGTTAAAATATTATCTGAGCATCAGATTACATTGCTGTAA
- a CDS encoding alpha/beta hydrolase has protein sequence MTIQIENQTISYRETGQGQALVVLHGWGCNKEMFQFMHDHFSDRFRVISVDLPGFGQSEEPKSVWGTQDYAACIGRLLTELGADRPIVFGHSFGGRVLLALAGKMPPEKMILTGSAGLVPRRPLSYYLRVSWFKTAKWVYRHSPLQKLYPDWLEKKRKSSGSADYRQASPQMRKILVKVINEDLSAEIAQISAPTILLWGTEDTATPIADGQRMAGLLRDGALIRLEGGSHYAILEQKNRCLAIMDAFVGGKTDV, from the coding sequence ATGACGATTCAAATTGAAAATCAAACCATATCTTACCGGGAAACCGGACAGGGACAGGCATTGGTGGTTTTGCACGGCTGGGGCTGCAATAAGGAAATGTTTCAGTTTATGCATGACCATTTCTCCGATCGCTTTCGGGTGATCAGCGTGGATTTGCCGGGCTTTGGCCAAAGCGAGGAACCGAAAAGCGTTTGGGGTACTCAGGATTATGCGGCCTGTATCGGGCGTTTGCTGACAGAGCTTGGCGCGGACAGACCGATTGTTTTCGGCCATTCCTTCGGCGGCCGGGTATTACTGGCGCTGGCCGGAAAAATGCCTCCGGAAAAAATGATTTTAACCGGCAGCGCCGGATTGGTTCCGCGCCGGCCGCTGTCGTATTACCTGCGGGTATCCTGGTTTAAAACTGCGAAATGGGTTTACCGGCATAGCCCGCTCCAAAAGCTCTATCCCGACTGGCTGGAAAAGAAACGCAAAAGTTCAGGATCGGCCGATTACCGCCAGGCCAGCCCGCAGATGCGGAAAATATTGGTTAAGGTGATTAACGAAGACTTATCGGCCGAGATTGCCCAAATCAGTGCACCAACCATTCTGTTATGGGGAACGGAGGACACTGCTACGCCGATTGCGGACGGGCAGCGAATGGCCGGGCTTTTGCGGGACGGAGCGCTGATTCGGCTGGAGGGCGGGAGCCATTATGCGATTTTGGAGCAAAAGAATCGCTGCCTGGCGATTATGGATGCTTTTGTGGGAGGAAAGACAGATGTATGA